One window from the genome of Spiractinospora alimapuensis encodes:
- a CDS encoding MerR family transcriptional regulator produces MFTIGAFARMVGISAKTLRHYHDQGLLVPAWIDPNTGYRSYTLRQMDDAARISVLRRGGMPLALIRVVLEHPERAESVIREFQEELRRRRLEEDEALEQVATAATREDIAARTRRVPARSYAAVDVRVEGATDDDSDRLVEEVNARVDARATWLRGLLTSAGVAPVGEFWTVLGTADEALAVTVHWPLPDSATSSYVESLAEGVHYGRLPARVESFVEVPRPDRDGDASIQLAMSAVLSTAPDGAEDMRGIRQTLHGDRATVEYALTLEEDE; encoded by the coding sequence ATGTTCACGATCGGTGCGTTCGCGCGGATGGTGGGGATCTCCGCCAAAACACTGCGCCACTACCACGACCAGGGCCTGCTCGTCCCCGCTTGGATCGACCCCAACACCGGCTACCGCTCCTACACCCTGCGCCAGATGGACGACGCCGCCCGGATCTCGGTGCTGCGGCGCGGAGGGATGCCACTGGCTTTGATCCGGGTCGTGTTGGAGCATCCCGAGCGGGCCGAATCCGTCATCCGGGAGTTCCAGGAGGAGCTGCGCCGGCGTCGACTGGAGGAGGACGAGGCGCTGGAACAGGTGGCGACCGCCGCGACCCGGGAGGACATCGCCGCCCGTACCCGCCGTGTGCCCGCCCGCTCCTACGCCGCCGTCGACGTCCGGGTTGAGGGCGCCACTGACGATGATTCCGACAGGTTGGTCGAGGAGGTCAACGCGCGCGTCGACGCCCGGGCCACCTGGCTGCGGGGTCTCCTCACCTCGGCGGGCGTCGCGCCGGTCGGAGAGTTCTGGACCGTGCTCGGCACCGCGGACGAGGCGCTGGCCGTCACCGTGCACTGGCCCCTGCCCGACTCCGCCACCAGCTCGTACGTGGAGTCCCTCGCCGAGGGAGTTCACTACGGCCGCCTTCCCGCCCGCGTCGAGTCCTTCGTGGAAGTTCCCCGCCCCGACCGGGACGGCGACGCGTCGATCCAGCTCGCGATGTCCGCCGTACTGTCGACCGCGCCCGATGGCGCGGAGGACATGAGAGGGATCCGCCAGACGCTGCACGGCGATCGGGCCACCGTGGAGTACGCCCTCACCCTGGAGGAGGACGAGTGA
- a CDS encoding alpha/beta fold hydrolase, which produces MSVSRTTGRRSWRPCAARTLPSVLVAHSGGGAVATAALDTTPDSVRRVIYVDSGPVSDGHIPRPDLPADVVEIDLPPLDEMDAMGASLDGLDDNARQRFQDWALPHPAGTLREPIPLRDPRRNDTPATMICCSITSDTVRQLAAAGSDMFAPVAQLNHVTFVDLPTGHWPMWSRPIDLADAISAAARD; this is translated from the coding sequence GTGTCCGTTTCGCGGACCACCGGGAGGCGGTCGTGGAGACCCTGCGCAGCGAGGACTCTCCCCTCGGTCCTGGTCGCACACAGCGGAGGCGGCGCGGTCGCGACGGCGGCGCTCGACACGACACCGGACTCCGTGCGACGGGTGATCTACGTGGACAGCGGACCGGTGTCCGACGGCCACATCCCACGCCCCGACCTGCCGGCCGACGTGGTCGAGATCGACCTGCCCCCGCTGGACGAGATGGACGCGATGGGCGCGAGCCTCGACGGCCTCGACGACAACGCCCGCCAACGCTTCCAGGACTGGGCGCTGCCCCACCCGGCGGGCACGCTCCGCGAACCGATCCCCCTGCGTGACCCCCGGCGGAACGACACCCCAGCCACGATGATCTGCTGCTCCATCACCAGCGACACCGTGCGCCAACTCGCCGCGGCGGGCTCGGACATGTTCGCCCCAGTGGCCCAGCTCAACCACGTCACCTTCGTCGACCTCCCCACCGGACACTGGCCCATGTGGTCCCGACCGATCGACCTCGCCGACGCGATCTCCGCCGCCGCGCGGGACTGA
- a CDS encoding CPBP family intramembrane glutamic endopeptidase, with amino-acid sequence MTPREPSASPTGIPPAETPVKALRFAQLGRPALGRSLGRTVLALVSLGGLTLVSAAVVIVVLVMTGVGEVLLADEAWLTGPAGVALGLLAMPVVLLPATWLTARWVLRMRLGEVCSVTGRFRWWLYWRGFAAAGVVVVASTVLSHWLGGQTVGTLSTHWLVVVVILVCGVPLAAFVEELTYRGVLTHILGARWAAPTVAVAVPAVVTSALFSLAHGPAGALPFLAHAVGGVAYAVLCDRTGGLEASAAAHTAWNLVLLGSVSLFEGSAEVVGPVALAVPLLLTDLAIVAAFLLTLRGSGVRRLRPVQPDAGTVLQP; translated from the coding sequence GTGACGCCCCGGGAACCGAGCGCTTCCCCAACCGGGATCCCTCCAGCGGAGACGCCGGTCAAGGCCTTACGGTTCGCCCAGCTCGGCCGGCCCGCTCTGGGCCGGTCGCTCGGGCGGACAGTGCTGGCCTTGGTTTCCCTCGGCGGCCTGACGCTGGTGAGCGCCGCGGTGGTGATCGTCGTGCTGGTGATGACCGGTGTGGGGGAGGTCCTCCTGGCGGACGAGGCGTGGCTAACCGGCCCCGCCGGTGTGGCGCTGGGACTGTTGGCGATGCCGGTCGTCCTGCTGCCCGCCACATGGCTCACCGCCCGTTGGGTGCTGCGTATGCGACTCGGTGAGGTCTGTTCGGTCACGGGACGGTTCCGTTGGTGGCTGTACTGGCGGGGATTCGCCGCCGCCGGGGTCGTCGTTGTCGCCTCCACTGTGTTGTCCCACTGGTTGGGAGGACAGACGGTCGGCACGCTGTCCACCCACTGGCTTGTGGTGGTGGTCATCCTCGTGTGCGGCGTGCCCCTGGCGGCGTTCGTGGAGGAACTCACCTATCGCGGGGTTCTGACCCACATCCTGGGCGCCCGGTGGGCGGCTCCCACCGTGGCGGTCGCGGTCCCCGCCGTCGTCACCTCGGCCCTGTTCTCCCTCGCCCACGGGCCGGCCGGCGCCCTCCCCTTCCTCGCCCACGCGGTCGGCGGGGTGGCCTACGCCGTCCTCTGCGACAGGACCGGCGGTCTGGAGGCCTCAGCCGCGGCCCACACCGCCTGGAACCTCGTCCTGCTCGGTTCGGTGAGCCTGTTCGAGGGGTCGGCGGAGGTCGTCGGCCCGGTCGCACTCGCGGTTCCGCTGCTCCTCACCGACCTGGCGATCGTGGCGGCGTTCCTGCTGACGCTCCGGGGGAGCGGCGTGCGGCGTCTGCGCCCCGTCCAACCCGATGCCGGGACGGTGCTCCAGCCGTGA